The following proteins come from a genomic window of Andrena cerasifolii isolate SP2316 chromosome 6, iyAndCera1_principal, whole genome shotgun sequence:
- the LOC143369571 gene encoding transcription initiation factor TFIID subunit 6 — protein MECDDQNTLRMNESESVYGTTLSQESIKVIAESIGVGNFPDEAAKDLAEDVSYRLKEIIQDAAKFMRHGKRQRMTTHDIDHALKIKNIEPTYGFFAKDHVPFRFASGGGRELHFVEEKEIDLNEVISMSGGQTWPKLPLEITLRAHWLCIDGVQPTIPENPPPVSKDVQKLESVDPTSKLSSKSQNTGVGKPGGGGKSQKLRNVETVHVKQLATHELSVEQQLYYKEITEACVGSDEARRAEALQSLSADPGLHEMLARMCTFIAEGVRVNVVQNNLALLIYLMRMVKALLDNPSLYLEKYLHELIPSIATCIVSRQLCMRPEVDNHWALRDFASRLMAQICKNFNTSTNNVQTRVTRMFSQALAKNSQTPLASLYGAIEGLCELGTEVIKALVIPKIKSISERMESCIEGPGLSSVDKNGAGHIKTLLVKAVAPVLKTLRSPPDYVEDYKQDYGYIGPALCAAVAKARTQPATLATTASTTTALTTSQQGPTCTGKTIVQAVTSSSPGQQAGRTIMLGTSRAAGGPTPSVGGQKFVILQSRSQTPTATNINNSAIQQQQQQTQQQPQQQSQQQQVKISQSNVGQQKSHIQSGAPKLVVVCMSSSSHGTTTVTQGNISAKTQSVFVAQQSVECSLSPEEEQQSFQ, from the exons ATGGAATGCGATGACCAAAATACTCTAAGGATGAATGAAAGCGAGTCCGTATATGGGACTACGTTATCCCAGGAATCAATAAAAGTGATTGCGGAAAGTATAGGCGTTGGAAATTTTCCCGACGAAGCTGCTAAAGATCTTGCCGAGGATGTTAGCTATAGGCTTAAAGAAATCATACAG GATGCTGCCAAGTTCATGAGACACGGTAAACGTCAGCGCATGACAACCCACGACATAGATCACGCgttgaaaataaagaatattgaaccgacgtacggattctttgccAAAGATCATGTACCTTTCCGCTTTGCTTCCGGGGGTGGTAGGGAATTACACTTTGTAGAAGAAAAGGAGATCGATCTCAACGAAGTTATATCTATGTCTGGTGGACAAACGTGGCCCAAGCTGCCTTTAGAAATTACATTGCGCGCCCATTGGCTTTGTATAGACGGCGTTCAACCTACGATCCCAGAGAACCCACCTCCAGTTTCTAAAG ATGTTCAGAAGCTGGAAAGTgtcgatccaacgagcaaactcTCCAGCAAGAGTCAGAATACCGGTGTCGGGAAGCCGGGCGGCGGAGGGAAGAGTCAGAAATTACGTAACGTCGAAACCGTTCATGTTAAACAATTAGCGACGCACGAATTGAGCGTTGAACAGCAGTTATATTACAAGGAGATCACCGAAGCTTGCGTCGGATCGGACGAAGCACGTAGAGCAGAGGCGCTTCAATCACTCTCCGCCGATCCCGGTCTACACGAAATGCTGGCGCGTATGTGCACGTTCATCGCGGAGGGTGTACGCGTGAACGTGGTCCAAAATAATCTCGCGCTCCTCATTTATCTTATGCGTATGGTTAAAGCTCTTTTGGACAATCCCAGTCTTTACTTAGAAAAATAC CTGCACGAATTGATACCGTCTATCGCGACGTGCATAGTTTCACGGCAGTTGTGTATGAGACCGGAGGTAGACAATCACTGGGCTCTTCGCGATTTCGCTTCACGGCTGATGGCTCAAATTTGTAAGAATTTCAACACCTCTACGAACAATGTGCAGACCAGAGTGACCAGAATGTTTAGTCAAGCTTTGGCCAAAAATAGTCAG ACTCCATTGGCGTCTCTTTATGGCGCAATCGAAGGATTATGCGAGTTAGGTACCGAGGTAATCAAAGCGCTAGTTATCCCGAAAATCAAATCCATTTCCGAGCGTATGGAATCGTGCATCGAAGGACCAGGTTTGTCGAGCGTGGATAAAAATGGAGCGGGTCATATAAAGACTCTACTTGTG AAAGCCGTGGCTCCGGTTTTAAAGACATTACGATCACCGCCAGATTACGTAGAAGACTACAAACAAGATTACGGTTACATAGGACCCGCGTTATGCGCGGCAGTCGCAAAAGCTCGCACGCAGCCGGCAACGTTAGCTACAACTGCGTCAACAACAACGGCTCTGACAACGAGTCAACAAGGTCCCACGTGCACTGGAAAGACTATCGTGCAAGCCG TGACAAGTTCCAGTCCTGGACAACAAGCCGGGCGTACAATAATGCTGGGTACGAGTAGAGCCGCCGGCGGACCTACTCCCTCTGTTGGCGGGCAGAAATTCGTCATTCTGCAATCGCGATCGCAGACACCGACCGCTACTAATATCAACAATAGCGCGatacagcagcaacagcaacaaacCCAACAACAGCCGCAACAACAGTCGCAGCAGCAGCAAGTTAAAATATCCCAGAGCAATGTCGGTCAGCAGAAAAGCCACATACAAAGCGGCGCGCCGAAATTAGTAGTCGTTTGTATGTCCAGTAGTAGCCACGGTACTACCACGGTAACTCAG GGAAACATATCAGCAAAAACTCAGAGCGTTTTCGTCGCTCAGCAAAGCGTCGAGTGCTCGCTGAGTCCAGAAGAGGAACAACAGTCCTTTCAGTGA